A DNA window from Ctenopharyngodon idella isolate HZGC_01 chromosome 10, HZGC01, whole genome shotgun sequence contains the following coding sequences:
- the scamp4 gene encoding secretory carrier-associated membrane protein 4 has protein sequence MTDRTNNFPPLPKFLHIKPCFYQNVDEEIPQPHRHLVRRIYNLWMLYSITLCVNVVACIAWWAGGGGAVNFGFSLLWLLIFSPCSYTCWFRPLYKAFRADSSFNFMAFFFIFFLQCVLAFFQCLGISGWGACGWLATVMFFNTNVISAIFMLICTLLFTVVTVLMVLVLIKVHRLYRGGGGSFQRAQEEWSTGAWKNPTVREAGFNAISETGPSLPQYPAAVPNYPESGPW, from the exons ATGACAG ATCGAACGAACAACTTCCCTCCTCTGCCGAAGTTTCTTCACATAAAGCCATGTTTTTACCAGAATGTGGACGAGGAAATTCCGCAACCCCACCGCCATCTTGTGCGTCGTATTTACAATCTTTGGATGT TATACTCTATCACACTATGTGTTAATGTGGTGGCCTGCATAGCCTGGTGGGCTGGAGGGGGTGGAGCGGTCAACTTTGGTTTTTCGCTCCTTTGGCTGCTGATTTTCAGCCCATGCAGCTATACCTGCTGGTTCAGGCCGCTCTATAAAGCATTCAG gGCTGATAGTTCCTTCAACTTCATGgcctttttcttcattttcttcctGCAATGTGTTCTCGCCTTCTTCCAGTGTCTTGGAATATCAGGTTGGGGTGCATG TGGTTGGCTTGCCACAGTGATGTTTTTCAACACAAATGTAATCTCGGCTATATTCATGCTCATCTGTACTCTGCTCTTTACCGTAGTTACGGTTCTCATGGTGCTTGTCCTCATCAAG GTCCATCGACTATATCGTGGTGGAGGAGGCAGTTTTCAGCGGGCACAGGAAGAATGGAGCACGGGTGCATGGAAGAACCCCACTGTGAGAGAAGCTGGATTTAACGCCATCTCTGAAACCGGCCCAAGCCTGCCTCAGTATCCAGCCGCTGTGCCCAACTACCCAGAGAGCGGACCCTGGTGA
- the si:ch211-129c21.1 gene encoding LOW QUALITY PROTEIN: semaphorin-4E (The sequence of the model RefSeq protein was modified relative to this genomic sequence to represent the inferred CDS: deleted 1 base in 1 codon) — translation MYSPLLFFIVLYGIFLHVAYAGWSNLNSTARKTIQYEDNHVITFKEDGIWNYSTMLIMEDLGLLVLGAREAVYALDMNDISVAKSKVFWKVTEEKQKECTSKGKHPDIDCRNYVRMLHQMNDSVMYVCGTNAFSPTCDYITYSDGQLKLEGKQEDGRGKCPFDPFQRSSSVMVDQDLYSATSLNFLGSEPVLLRTSPATLRTVFKSSWLNEPRFVYMDVVPESEDSPEGDDDKVYMFFSENAMEYDFYNKLVVSRVARVCKGDVGGLRTLQRKWTSFLKARLDCSVSEPSLPYVIQDVFHVRSKKWRKSVFYAVFTSQSSSTDQSSAVCAFNVTDISEVFSRGKFKTEVPVEMSDVKWVTYNGELPVPRPGACINNAARNMGIKRSLDLPDKTLQFIRDQPLMDDAVRPITGKPLLFKRGPLLTRLVVDLVTALDGQSYPVMFVGTENGYVQKAVNYDGEMHIIEEIKLFQNTEQIDVLRLHQNQLYAGSASGVVQMPVSNCSHYSSCLDCVLARDPYCAWDATAQWCSRSPENAKGNLIQSLKDGDTTRCPTATVEPKIRSLVLGNNIRLLCRADSNLAQVNWNFAGKPLPNSNRKHTIYSDGILISNASAADAGRYTCTSVERVKERQYTQTLAIYDLREQLPEDVTDKIKTTLGILPESYTTSSGLHKTEEPPSYATNQSSENKWIVMQVALAVISVMMACLLIWNLYMGHISPFMCCGRQPIKRNLSEREYTHTEIDAVDSKQQMVTLCLTTNSNIEANSFHRNTVNGDTSTDIHIFKYITDESEI, via the exons ATGTATTCTCCTTTGTTGTTCTTCATTGTTCTGTATGGCATCTTCCTG CATGTGGCCTATGCTGGATGGAGCAATCTGAATAGTACAGCCCGAAAAACCATTCAATATGAAG ATAACCATGTGATCACGTTTAAAGAGGATGGTATTTGGAATTACTCCACAATGCTGATTATGGAGGATCTGGGTTTGCTGGTGTTGGGGGCAAGAGAGGCCGTCTACGCCCTTGACATGAATGATATCTCCGTTGCCAAGTCTAAG GTGTTTTGGAAGGTTACAGAGGAGAAACAAAAGGAATGCACCTCCAAAGGAAAACATCCTGAC ATTGACTGTCGCAATTATGTACGGATGCTGCATCAAATGAATGACAGCGTGATGTACGTGTGCGGAACAAACGCCTTTAGCCCCACCTGCGATTACATA ACGTACAGTGACGGGCAGCTGAAGCTGGAGGGAAAGCAGGAAGACGGGAGGGGGAAATGTCCTTTCGATCCGTTCCAGAGATCCTCTTCTGTCATGGTTG ATCAAGACCTGTATTCTGCCACGTCCTTAAACTTTCTGGGTTCGGAGCCGGTCCTACTCCGCACCTCTCCCGCTACACTGCGGACAGTGTTTAAGAGCTCTTGGCTCAATG AGCCGAGATTCGTCTACATGGACGTGGTCCCAGAAAGTGAGGACAGTCCCGAGGGTGATGATGACAAAGTCTACATGTTCTTCAGTGAGAACGCCATGGAGTACGACTTCTACAACAAGCTTGTGGTGTCGCGTGTCGCCAGAGTCTGCAAG GGCGATGTGGGTGGTCTAAGGACCCTCCAGAGGAAATGGACCTCCTTCTTAAAGGCTCGTCTGGACTGCTCTGTCTCTGAGCCCAGTCTACCCTATGTCATACAGGACGTCTTCCATGTCCGCTCCAAGAAATGGAGGAAAAGTGTCTTTTACGCTGTCTTCACCTCTCAATC AAGCTCAACAGATCAGTCTTCAGCGGTTTGTGCATTTAATGTAACCGATATCAGTGAGGTGTTCTCTCGTGGCAAGTTTAAGACGGAGGTGCCCGTGGAAATGTCTGATGTGAAGTGGGTCACATACAATGGAGAGCTTCCTGTCCCCCGACCAGGAGCT TGCATCAACAACGCAGCGAGGAATATGGGAATAAAAAGGTCGCTGGACCTCCCTGATAAAACCCTACAGTTCATCCGAGACCAGCCTCTCATGGACGACGCTGTCCGTCCAATCACAGGCAAGCCCCTGCTGTTCAAGAGAGGCCCGCTGTTGACCCGCCTTGTCGTAGACCTCGTAACTGCATTGGACGGACAGTCCTATCCTGTGATGTTTGTCGGCACAG AAAACGGTTATGTGCAGAAAGCAGTGAACTATGATGGAGAAATGCACATAATTGAAGAAATAAAACTGTTTCAGAACACTGAGCAGATTGACGTCCTACGACTTCACCAGAATCAG TTGTATGCAGGCTCTGCGTCTGGGGTTGTCCAGATGCCCGTCAGCAACTGCAGTCATTATTCTTCCTGTCTGGACTGTGTGCTGGCCAGAGACCCTTACTGTGCCTGGGACGCCACAGCTCAATGGTGCTCTAGATCACCTGAGAATGCAAAAGG TAATCTGATACAAAGCCTGAAAGACGGGGATACCACTCGATGCCCAACAG CTACCGTGGAACCAAAGATCCGCTCCCTGGTGCTGGGAAACAACATTAGATTGCTGTGTCGAGCAGACTCTAACCTGGCCCAGGTCAACTGGAATTTTGCTGGAAAGCCACTCCCCAACTCAAACAGAAAGCATACTATTTATAGTGATGGCATCCTTATCTCCAACGCCTCAGCCGCTGACGCCGGACGCTATACCTGCACGTCAGTCGAGCGGGTGAAAGAGCGACAGTACACCCAAACACTGGCCATTTATGACTTACGTGAACAATTACCAGAAGATGTGACAGATAAGATTAAGACCACATTGGGAATCCTTCCTGAAAGCTACACAACATCATCAGGTTTGCATAAAACTGAAGAGCCTCCGTCATATGCTACAAATCAGAGCAGTGAGAATAAATGGATAGTAATGCAAGTGGCGCTGGCCGTGATATCCGTTATGATGGCCTGTCTGCTTATCTGGAACTTATACATGGGCCACATTTCTCCATTTATGTGCTGTGGAAGACAACCAATCAAAAGGAACCTTTCAGAAAGGGAATACACGCACACAGAAATTGATGCTGTGGACAGTAAACAGCAAATGGTCACGTTGTGTCTCacaacaaacagtaatattgaagCAAACAGCTTCCACAGGAATACCGTCAATGGGGATACGTCAACGGacattcatatttttaagtACATTACAGACGAGTCTGAGATTTAA